One genomic segment of Actinoplanes ianthinogenes includes these proteins:
- a CDS encoding FtsX-like permease family protein codes for MRASILVRLSLAGNRTDRLRTVLTAASGSLAALSLLAAATVAAIHGGGFIEDPANPGTSIEAPGSQQYASLMLVEAGLRPGVIFALVMLALPVLALAGQCIRLGAPARDRRLAAFRLAGATPGQAVLIAGAETAAASLLGSVLGFVAYLVLRVALDRRTPDGRLPLPTDVLPNPLVIVLILLLVPVLAGAIGVLLMRRVLITPLGVVRRTRERGPRPWPGVLIVLGVVLFAPKTLDLLSRWDLLERIPGDGGWPEWTPLAVMGAGVLCVIVGVVVGTGWISYTMGRLLRRYGRGPVTLLAGARLMADPWNGSRTIGALLAAVVFGAGTLGYRADLQAIFIAYDRFNAMQPADGGGVGAGGDPEFYYGGIRLVLVAVTLALLVAAGGVLVAFAEGIVARRRTFAAMAASGVPRRKLGAVLFWHTFAPLIPALLLALFSGALLVRTIRTEVTVGGGTSETCIDPGCVPQVVTDPTVVQPVPVPFGPLALLGGTALLMMALVVGAGMLVLRSSTDLEELRAG; via the coding sequence GTGAGGGCGTCCATCCTGGTCCGGCTGAGTCTGGCCGGGAACCGTACCGATCGGCTGCGGACCGTGCTGACCGCGGCCAGTGGGTCGCTCGCGGCCCTGTCCCTGCTCGCCGCGGCGACCGTGGCCGCGATCCACGGCGGCGGGTTCATCGAGGACCCGGCGAACCCGGGCACCTCGATCGAGGCGCCGGGCTCGCAGCAGTACGCCAGCCTCATGCTGGTCGAGGCCGGGCTGCGCCCCGGGGTGATCTTCGCGCTGGTGATGCTGGCACTGCCGGTGCTCGCCCTGGCCGGGCAGTGCATCCGGCTCGGCGCCCCGGCCCGGGACCGGCGGCTCGCCGCGTTCCGGCTGGCCGGTGCGACGCCGGGGCAGGCGGTCCTGATCGCCGGCGCGGAGACCGCCGCGGCCAGCCTGCTCGGCTCGGTCCTCGGCTTCGTCGCGTACCTGGTGCTGCGGGTGGCGCTGGACCGGCGCACGCCGGACGGCCGGCTGCCGCTGCCCACCGACGTGCTGCCGAACCCGCTGGTCATCGTGCTGATCCTGCTGCTCGTCCCGGTGCTGGCCGGTGCGATCGGGGTGCTGCTGATGCGCCGGGTGCTGATCACCCCGCTGGGTGTGGTGCGCCGGACCCGGGAGCGCGGGCCGCGGCCCTGGCCGGGCGTGCTCATCGTGCTGGGCGTCGTGCTCTTCGCGCCGAAGACACTGGACCTGCTGAGCCGGTGGGACCTGCTGGAGCGGATCCCGGGCGACGGTGGCTGGCCGGAGTGGACGCCGCTGGCCGTGATGGGCGCCGGGGTGCTCTGCGTGATCGTGGGTGTGGTGGTCGGCACCGGGTGGATCTCGTACACCATGGGACGGCTGCTGCGCCGGTACGGCCGTGGCCCGGTCACCCTGCTGGCCGGCGCCCGGCTGATGGCCGACCCGTGGAACGGCAGCCGCACAATCGGGGCGTTGCTGGCCGCTGTGGTGTTCGGTGCCGGGACGCTCGGTTACCGCGCCGACCTGCAGGCGATTTTCATCGCCTACGACCGCTTCAACGCGATGCAGCCGGCCGATGGGGGCGGCGTGGGAGCGGGCGGCGATCCGGAGTTCTACTACGGCGGGATCCGGCTGGTGCTGGTGGCGGTGACGCTGGCCCTGCTGGTCGCGGCCGGTGGGGTGCTGGTCGCGTTCGCCGAGGGGATCGTGGCCCGGCGCCGGACGTTCGCGGCGATGGCGGCGAGCGGGGTGCCGCGCCGCAAGCTCGGGGCGGTGCTGTTCTGGCACACGTTCGCGCCGCTGATCCCGGCGCTGCTGCTCGCGCTCTTCTCCGGGGCGCTGCTGGTGCGGACCATCCGGACCGAGGTCACCGTGGGCGGCGGGACGTCCGAGACGTGCATCGACCCCGGCTGCGTGCCGCAGGTCGTCACCGATCCGACGGTGGTCCAGCCGGTCCCGGTGCCGTTCGGGCCGCTGGCGCTGCTCGGCGGCACCGCGCTGCTGATGATGGCGCTGGTGGTCGGCGCCGGGATGCTGGTGCTGCGCTCCAGCACCGACCTGGAGGAGTTGCGCGCCGGCTGA
- the ppk2 gene encoding polyphosphate kinase 2: MSKHKHDDGPLPKMREKEYQHELRRLHGELVAMQEWVKRTGAKVCVVFEGRDTAGKGGVIKAITERVSPRVFRVVALPAPTERERSQMFLQRYVAHLPAAGEVVMFDRSWYNRAGVERVLGFCKPEQTEQFLRQVPDVERAMVDSGIILLKYWLEVSPQEQTRRLEGRINDPRKVWKLSDMDLKSYSRWYDYSRARDEMFRTTDTAWAPWYVAHTDDKKRGRLNIITHLLSSVPYEPLKHHDVTLPKQQKANGYRDPELPLHRIPEPF; this comes from the coding sequence ATGTCCAAGCACAAGCATGACGACGGCCCGCTCCCGAAGATGCGGGAGAAGGAGTATCAGCACGAACTACGCCGCCTGCACGGCGAGTTGGTCGCGATGCAGGAGTGGGTGAAGAGGACCGGCGCCAAGGTCTGCGTGGTCTTCGAGGGACGCGACACGGCCGGCAAGGGTGGCGTGATCAAGGCGATCACCGAGCGGGTCAGCCCCCGGGTCTTCCGGGTGGTGGCCCTGCCGGCGCCGACCGAACGGGAACGCTCGCAGATGTTCCTCCAGCGCTACGTCGCGCATCTGCCCGCCGCCGGGGAAGTGGTCATGTTCGACCGCAGCTGGTACAACCGCGCCGGAGTGGAGCGGGTGCTCGGCTTCTGCAAGCCGGAGCAGACCGAGCAGTTCCTCCGGCAGGTGCCCGACGTCGAGCGAGCCATGGTCGACTCCGGGATCATCCTGCTCAAGTACTGGCTGGAGGTCAGCCCGCAGGAGCAGACCCGGCGGCTGGAGGGCCGGATCAACGACCCGCGCAAGGTGTGGAAGCTCTCCGACATGGATCTCAAGTCGTACAGCCGGTGGTACGACTACTCGCGCGCCCGCGACGAGATGTTCCGGACCACCGACACGGCCTGGGCACCGTGGTACGTGGCGCACACCGACGACAAGAAGCGCGGCCGGCTCAACATCATCACTCACCTGCTGTCGAGCGTGCCGTACGAGCCGCTCAAGCACCACGACGTGACGCTGCCCAAACAGCAGAAGGCCAACGGGTACCGCGATCCGGAACTGCCGCTGCACCGGATCCCGGAACCGTTCTGA
- a CDS encoding S9 family peptidase, translated as MTIESPAGPPTARQAPSERTHHGDTVIDEYAWLMNKEDPATIAYLEAENSWTETATAHLAGLREKLFQEIKGRTQETDLSVPWRKGGHWYYTRTEEGKQYGIHCRVPVRPGETAPPMGDARPGEEVLLDGNVLAEGKDFFALGTFDISPDGNLLAYSTDFDGDERFTLRVKDLRTGEVLDDEVPDTFYGSAWSADGSVLFYITVDEAWRPHRVHRHVIGRPAADDVVVYHETDERFWVGVELTRSEKFIVIDAQSKITSEVRVIPADAPGSDPVLIAERRQGVEYQIEHHGHRFLILHNRDAEDFALAYTSVDAPGEWVELIPHRPGTRLESIDAFARHIVISLRENGLTGLRVMCDGSTDTYDMDFPEPLYSVGLSGNPEYDTASVRITYTSLVTPDSVYDVDLVTRTMTLRKQKPVLGGYRPDDYEQFREWATAPDGTRVPVSIVARKGVARDGSAPAVIYGYGSYEHSIDPYFSIARLSLLDRGVLFAIAHVRGGGEMGRRWYEDGKMLAKRNTFTDFVACAEALIRNRWTSADRLVARGGSAGGLLMGAVANLAPETFAGVLAEVPFVDPLTSILDPSLPLTVTEWEEWGNPLESAEVYAYMKSYSPYENVGKLPYSKILAVTSLNDTRVLYHEPAKWIARLRATAAQGEFLLKTEMGAGHAGPSGRYDAWKEETFVLAWILDTVGAADA; from the coding sequence GTGACGATCGAATCGCCCGCCGGTCCACCGACGGCTCGCCAGGCCCCGTCCGAGCGCACCCACCACGGTGACACCGTCATCGACGAGTACGCCTGGCTGATGAACAAAGAGGACCCGGCGACGATCGCCTATCTCGAGGCGGAGAACTCCTGGACCGAGACGGCCACGGCACACCTCGCCGGCCTGCGGGAGAAGCTGTTCCAGGAGATCAAGGGCCGGACCCAGGAGACCGACCTGTCGGTGCCCTGGCGCAAGGGCGGTCATTGGTATTACACGCGCACCGAGGAGGGCAAGCAGTACGGCATCCACTGCCGCGTCCCGGTCCGCCCGGGCGAGACCGCGCCGCCGATGGGCGACGCCCGCCCCGGCGAGGAGGTGCTGCTCGACGGCAACGTGCTGGCCGAGGGGAAGGACTTCTTCGCGCTCGGCACCTTCGACATCAGCCCGGACGGCAACCTGCTGGCCTACTCCACCGACTTCGACGGCGACGAGCGCTTCACGCTGCGGGTGAAGGATCTGCGCACCGGCGAGGTGCTGGACGACGAGGTCCCGGACACCTTCTACGGCAGCGCCTGGTCGGCCGACGGCAGCGTGCTGTTCTACATCACGGTCGACGAGGCCTGGCGCCCGCACCGGGTGCACCGGCACGTGATCGGCCGCCCGGCCGCCGACGACGTGGTCGTCTACCACGAGACGGACGAGCGGTTCTGGGTCGGCGTCGAGCTCACCCGCAGTGAGAAGTTCATCGTGATCGACGCACAAAGCAAGATCACTTCTGAGGTACGCGTGATCCCGGCCGACGCCCCGGGCAGCGACCCGGTGCTGATCGCCGAGCGCCGCCAGGGCGTGGAGTACCAGATCGAGCACCACGGGCACCGCTTCCTGATCCTGCACAACCGGGACGCCGAGGACTTCGCCCTGGCCTACACCTCGGTCGACGCACCGGGCGAGTGGGTCGAGCTGATCCCGCACCGCCCCGGCACCCGGCTGGAGTCGATCGACGCGTTCGCCCGGCACATCGTGATCTCGCTGCGCGAGAACGGGCTGACCGGCCTGCGGGTGATGTGCGACGGCAGCACCGACACCTACGACATGGACTTCCCTGAGCCGCTCTACAGCGTCGGCCTCAGCGGCAACCCGGAGTACGACACCGCCTCGGTCCGGATCACCTACACCTCACTGGTCACCCCCGACTCGGTCTACGACGTCGACCTGGTCACCCGGACCATGACGCTGCGCAAGCAGAAACCGGTGCTCGGCGGCTACCGGCCGGACGACTACGAGCAGTTCCGCGAGTGGGCGACCGCGCCGGACGGCACCCGGGTCCCGGTCTCGATCGTGGCTCGCAAGGGTGTGGCGCGCGACGGCTCGGCGCCGGCCGTCATCTACGGCTACGGCTCCTACGAGCACAGCATCGACCCGTACTTCTCCATCGCCCGGCTCTCCCTGCTGGACCGCGGCGTGCTCTTCGCGATCGCGCACGTCCGCGGCGGCGGCGAGATGGGTCGCCGGTGGTACGAGGACGGCAAGATGCTGGCCAAGCGGAACACCTTCACCGACTTCGTGGCCTGCGCCGAGGCGCTCATCCGCAACCGGTGGACCAGCGCCGACCGGCTGGTCGCCCGGGGCGGCTCGGCCGGTGGCCTGCTGATGGGCGCGGTGGCCAACCTGGCGCCGGAGACGTTCGCCGGCGTCCTCGCCGAGGTGCCCTTCGTCGACCCGCTGACCTCGATCCTCGACCCGTCGCTGCCGCTCACCGTCACCGAGTGGGAGGAGTGGGGCAACCCGCTGGAGTCGGCCGAGGTCTACGCGTACATGAAGTCGTACAGCCCGTACGAGAACGTCGGGAAGCTGCCGTACTCCAAGATCCTCGCGGTGACCAGCCTGAACGACACCCGGGTGCTCTATCACGAGCCGGCCAAGTGGATCGCCCGGTTGCGCGCCACCGCCGCGCAGGGCGAGTTCCTGCTCAAGACCGAGATGGGCGCCGGTCACGCCGGCCCGAGCGGCCGGTACGACGCGTGGAAGGAGGAGACCTTCGTCCTGGCCTGGATCCTCGACACGGTCGGCGCCGCGGACGCCTAG
- a CDS encoding FAD-binding oxidoreductase, which translates to MTGSLLDALVDICGPGFARPARSVDQVGGRRAGFVAVPATGRAAAATLRLAAERGLSVRARGSGSKTDWGTPPAGLDLIVDTGRLNGMWDHHGATATVAAGTTVAAVQAALALRGRRLAVDPPSPGATIGGMLAVNESGPLAHRFGSPAHQAERVSYADATGAEQDSDGEDGRPGIAEIEGVLTAAVLRVEPLPETRRWLARAVTTPAAVAELVEQAVAQRLEPSAIEVDLPGTGAGAVAVLLEGDTDAVTGRAAKLAQVWGPEADQVGAAPSWWGRYPFGASDVTVRISVRPADLPAVTYALRDLCGLPVALRGSAGRGTVHAVLPPGLTARRVGEIVAGVEQVLLARSGRIVVVSAPPALAAQLEMAEPRDLF; encoded by the coding sequence GTGACTGGTTCCCTTCTCGACGCGCTCGTGGACATCTGCGGCCCCGGATTTGCGCGCCCGGCGCGCTCGGTGGACCAGGTGGGCGGGCGTCGTGCCGGGTTCGTCGCGGTGCCGGCCACCGGCCGCGCCGCCGCCGCTACGCTGCGGCTCGCGGCGGAGCGCGGGCTCAGCGTCCGGGCGCGAGGCTCCGGCAGCAAGACCGATTGGGGTACGCCACCGGCCGGGCTGGACCTGATCGTCGACACCGGCCGGCTCAACGGGATGTGGGACCACCACGGCGCCACCGCCACCGTCGCGGCCGGCACCACGGTCGCCGCCGTCCAGGCCGCCCTGGCCCTGCGCGGCCGGCGGCTGGCGGTCGACCCGCCGTCGCCCGGCGCCACGATCGGCGGGATGCTCGCGGTCAACGAGTCCGGCCCGCTCGCGCACCGGTTCGGCAGCCCGGCCCACCAGGCCGAGCGGGTCAGTTATGCCGACGCCACCGGCGCCGAGCAGGACTCGGACGGCGAGGACGGCCGCCCGGGCATCGCCGAGATCGAGGGCGTGCTGACCGCGGCCGTGCTCCGGGTCGAGCCGCTGCCCGAGACCCGCCGCTGGCTGGCCCGGGCGGTGACCACCCCGGCCGCGGTGGCCGAGCTGGTCGAGCAGGCGGTGGCGCAGCGGCTGGAGCCGAGCGCGATCGAGGTCGACCTGCCCGGCACCGGCGCGGGCGCGGTGGCGGTGCTGCTGGAGGGCGACACCGACGCGGTGACCGGCCGCGCGGCGAAACTGGCCCAGGTCTGGGGCCCGGAGGCGGACCAGGTGGGGGCGGCCCCGTCCTGGTGGGGGCGCTATCCGTTCGGCGCGTCCGACGTCACGGTCCGGATCTCGGTGCGGCCCGCCGATCTGCCGGCGGTCACCTACGCGCTGCGCGACCTGTGCGGGCTGCCGGTGGCGCTGCGCGGCTCGGCCGGCCGGGGCACCGTGCACGCGGTCCTGCCGCCCGGTCTGACCGCGCGCCGGGTCGGCGAGATCGTCGCCGGCGTGGAGCAGGTGCTGCTGGCCCGCAGCGGCCGGATCGTGGTGGTGTCGGCGCCGCCGGCGCTCGCCGCCCAGCTGGAGATGGCCGAGCCCCGCGACCTGTTCTGA
- a CDS encoding dihydrofolate reductase family protein, translating to MAKTQYYTATSIDGYIADERNSLDWLFEVDEGTENPFGEFFSGVGAFAMGATTYEWVLKNDNLLEEPQNWHDMYGDVPCWVFTHRDLPPVPDANVFMISGDVRRVHEAMLVAAQGKNVWLAGGGDLVAQFAAYGLLDEIILGIAPAILGSGAPLLKHRLRVDELILTGVREVGQFAYLTYAVGDVARLGRHLAAETATLLPAHF from the coding sequence ATGGCGAAGACGCAGTACTACACCGCCACCAGCATCGACGGCTACATCGCCGACGAACGGAACTCGCTGGACTGGCTCTTCGAGGTGGACGAGGGCACGGAGAACCCGTTCGGCGAGTTCTTCTCCGGCGTCGGCGCGTTCGCCATGGGCGCGACCACCTACGAGTGGGTGCTGAAGAACGACAACCTGCTCGAAGAGCCGCAGAACTGGCACGACATGTACGGCGACGTGCCCTGCTGGGTCTTCACCCACCGCGATCTGCCGCCGGTCCCGGACGCCAACGTCTTCATGATCAGCGGGGACGTCCGCCGGGTGCACGAGGCCATGCTGGTCGCCGCCCAGGGCAAGAACGTCTGGCTGGCCGGCGGCGGCGACCTGGTCGCCCAGTTCGCCGCGTACGGCCTGCTCGACGAGATCATCCTGGGCATCGCCCCGGCCATCCTCGGCAGCGGCGCCCCGCTGCTCAAGCACCGCCTCCGGGTGGACGAGCTGATCCTCACCGGGGTCCGCGAGGTCGGCCAGTTCGCATATCTCACCTACGCGGTCGGCGACGTCGCCCGGCTGGGCCGCCACCTGGCCGCGGAGACCGCGACCCTGCTCCCGGCCCACTTCTGA
- a CDS encoding dihydrofolate reductase family protein, giving the protein MKTQYYTATTIDGYIADDDNSLDWLFEVEGGDEHPFGEFFAQVGAFAMGATTYEWVLAHENALEHPENWLEPYGDTPAWIFTHRDLPRIPGANLHFVRGDVAAAHKEMVAAAEGRNVWLVGGGELVGAFADAGLLDELILGVAPVTLGSGAPLLPRRLTSRRLTLTDVTRLGQFANLRYSVGPPTS; this is encoded by the coding sequence ATGAAGACTCAGTACTACACCGCGACCACGATCGACGGATACATCGCCGACGACGACAACTCGCTGGACTGGCTCTTCGAGGTGGAGGGCGGTGACGAGCACCCGTTCGGCGAGTTCTTCGCGCAGGTCGGGGCGTTCGCGATGGGCGCGACGACGTACGAGTGGGTGCTCGCCCACGAGAACGCGCTGGAACACCCGGAGAACTGGCTCGAGCCGTACGGCGACACGCCCGCCTGGATCTTCACGCACCGGGACCTGCCCCGCATTCCCGGGGCGAACCTGCATTTCGTACGCGGTGACGTCGCCGCCGCGCACAAGGAGATGGTGGCCGCCGCGGAGGGCCGGAACGTGTGGCTGGTCGGCGGCGGCGAGCTGGTCGGAGCGTTCGCCGACGCCGGGCTGCTGGACGAGCTGATCCTCGGGGTCGCCCCGGTCACGCTCGGGTCCGGCGCCCCGCTGCTGCCGCGCCGGCTCACCTCGCGACGGCTCACCCTGACCGACGTCACCCGGCTCGGCCAGTTCGCCAACCTGAGGTACTCGGTCGGCCCACCGACCTCCTGA
- a CDS encoding SpoIIE family protein phosphatase has protein sequence MHAVPAEVGTRTSVPSGASTGTLVRKARLPNDRRTPAAARALVRSVLEEAGLDGLLNEALLLTTELSTNAVVHANTDLDIEVTADPNGLTVTVTDFAPGPVEQLAVGPKNDSPDIGEVAERGRGLLLVDHFASRWGTVHEGDGKGVWFHLDHRAAGGDDTGRVPGPADTPSLGALTGLLRSGSDRQTEDGMTDLADLAADLLSRLARLTGAAGGVLRIDRGDGMGRQLLARYGRAPRDNADTIRAPLTVHRPYSGELELDAAPVGYAQSLAVMVAERFSLHLENDRLRRTDVRRQTWITFLAEASELLAQSLDVNLTMALIPQLVVPRLGQWCAVHTTDTWGRLQLAAATHADESALATLHATLAESGPESILARLEEASRLGTQVMFGAPLEGFAVPLVARGTRLGTLAVGRHLKHRHDADEVAVLEDVARRAALAIDNARIHDERRTVARTLQASLLPPALPHVAGIGFAAEYVPTGSEVGGDFYDVMPFGEDRWLVVVGDVSGKGVQAATVTGLVRDVIRILVDDGKSLTEILQRVNRTLVQRGGGRYCTLAMASVTRQPDARLSVCLHLAGHDRAVLVRSDGKTSFVGEGGTALGLLEAITSPNAEITLGPGDSLIFYTDGVTERRRGRELFGSARLRDAAAPLAGYPADAMAARLRSTTINFSVEEPRDDIAILVLRNDA, from the coding sequence ATGCATGCTGTGCCAGCCGAGGTCGGAACCAGGACGAGCGTCCCGTCGGGAGCGTCGACCGGCACCCTCGTGCGTAAGGCCCGCCTGCCCAACGACCGGCGCACCCCGGCGGCGGCCCGTGCGCTGGTCCGCTCGGTGCTCGAGGAGGCCGGGCTGGACGGCCTGCTCAACGAGGCTCTGCTGCTGACCACCGAGCTCTCGACGAACGCGGTGGTGCACGCCAACACCGACCTCGACATCGAGGTGACCGCCGATCCGAACGGGCTGACCGTGACGGTCACCGACTTCGCCCCCGGTCCGGTCGAGCAGCTCGCCGTCGGCCCCAAGAACGACAGCCCGGACATCGGCGAGGTCGCCGAGCGCGGCCGCGGCCTGCTGCTGGTCGACCACTTCGCCAGCCGGTGGGGCACCGTGCACGAGGGTGACGGCAAGGGCGTCTGGTTCCACCTGGACCACCGGGCCGCGGGCGGCGACGACACCGGCCGGGTCCCGGGGCCGGCCGACACCCCCAGCCTCGGCGCGCTGACCGGCCTGCTGCGCAGCGGCTCCGACCGGCAGACCGAGGACGGGATGACCGACCTCGCCGACCTCGCCGCCGACCTGCTCTCCCGGCTGGCCCGGCTGACCGGCGCGGCCGGCGGCGTGCTGCGGATCGACCGCGGCGACGGCATGGGCCGGCAGCTGCTGGCCCGGTACGGCCGTGCCCCGCGCGACAACGCGGACACCATCCGGGCCCCTTTGACCGTGCACCGCCCCTACTCCGGTGAGCTGGAGCTGGACGCCGCCCCGGTCGGGTACGCCCAGTCCCTCGCCGTCATGGTCGCCGAACGCTTCTCGCTGCACCTGGAGAATGACCGGTTACGCCGCACCGACGTGCGCCGGCAGACCTGGATCACGTTCCTCGCCGAGGCCTCGGAGCTGCTCGCCCAGTCCCTCGACGTGAACCTCACGATGGCGCTGATCCCGCAGCTGGTGGTGCCCCGGCTGGGTCAGTGGTGCGCGGTGCACACCACCGACACCTGGGGCCGGCTGCAACTGGCCGCGGCCACCCACGCCGACGAGTCTGCGCTGGCCACCCTGCACGCGACGCTCGCCGAGTCGGGGCCGGAGTCGATACTGGCCCGGCTGGAGGAGGCGTCCCGGCTGGGCACCCAGGTGATGTTCGGCGCGCCGCTGGAGGGCTTCGCGGTGCCGCTGGTGGCCCGGGGCACCCGGCTCGGCACGCTCGCGGTCGGCCGGCACCTGAAGCACCGGCACGACGCCGACGAGGTCGCGGTGCTGGAGGACGTGGCCCGCCGGGCGGCCCTGGCCATCGACAACGCGCGGATCCACGACGAGCGGCGGACCGTCGCGCGCACCCTGCAGGCGTCGCTGCTGCCGCCGGCGCTGCCGCACGTCGCGGGCATCGGCTTCGCCGCGGAGTACGTCCCGACCGGCTCCGAGGTGGGCGGCGACTTCTACGACGTGATGCCGTTCGGCGAGGACCGCTGGCTGGTCGTGGTCGGCGACGTCTCCGGCAAGGGCGTCCAGGCGGCCACGGTGACCGGCCTGGTCCGCGACGTGATCCGGATCCTGGTCGACGACGGCAAGTCGCTCACCGAGATCCTCCAGCGGGTGAACCGCACGCTGGTGCAGCGCGGCGGCGGGCGGTACTGCACGCTCGCGATGGCCTCGGTGACCCGGCAGCCGGACGCGCGGCTCAGCGTCTGCCTGCACCTGGCCGGGCACGACCGGGCGGTGCTGGTCCGGTCGGACGGCAAGACGTCGTTCGTCGGCGAGGGCGGCACCGCGCTCGGCCTGCTGGAGGCGATCACCTCGCCGAACGCCGAGATCACGCTCGGCCCCGGCGACTCGTTGATCTTCTACACCGACGGGGTGACCGAGCGGCGGCGCGGCCGGGAATTGTTCGGTTCGGCCCGGCTGCGTGACGCGGCGGCCCCCTTGGCCGGTTATCCCGCTGACGCCATGGCCGCCCGGTTGCGCTCCACCACGATCAACTTCTCGGTGGAGGAGCCGCGGGACGACATCGCGATCCTGGTGCTGCGCAACGACGCGTAA